One part of the Rutidosis leptorrhynchoides isolate AG116_Rl617_1_P2 chromosome 1, CSIRO_AGI_Rlap_v1, whole genome shotgun sequence genome encodes these proteins:
- the LOC139885128 gene encoding uncharacterized protein, with protein sequence MVYSSSTCTANGGLLIQHPSSSSFSKNQHSAPAIRWGFRREFDSGLGIRRTKDKALHVSTPNVTIASGKAKKEVIMVDPAEAKRLAAKQMEAIKKKQTFKRRRQIEAINGAWAMLGLTAGLVIEGQTGNGILAQLTGYWAAVVSFFVR encoded by the exons ATGGTTTATTCATCATCAACGTGTACTGCAAATGGTGGTCTCCTGATACAACACCCTTCATCTTCATCGTTCTCCAAAAATCAACATTCTGCACCCGCAATCAG ATGGGGTTTCAGAAGAGAGTTTGATTCGGGACTTGGCATCCGTAGAACCAAAGACAAAGCGTTACATGTGTCTACTCCCAAT GTTACAATAGCAAGTGGAAAGGCAAAGAAAGAGGTGATCATGGTTGATCCGGCTGAAGCAAAACGTTTAGCTGCTAAGCAAATGGAAGCTATCAAAAAGAAACAAACGTTTAAA AGGAGACGTCAAATAGAAGCTATTAACGGAGCATGGGCTATGCTTGGCCTTACAGCTGGCTTAGTCATCGAAGGTCAAACTGGAAACGGCATTTTGGCACAG TTGACTGGATACTGGGCAGCCGTGGTCAGCTTTTTCGTAAGATAA